The following coding sequences lie in one Bordetella genomosp. 9 genomic window:
- a CDS encoding glutathione S-transferase, which produces MTYDLWYWDGIPGRGEFVRLALEAAGIAYRDRAREPGGDEALARDMKARDVHPPFAPPYLVTSEGMTIGQTANILLFLGERHGLAPQDPAGRLWVHQIQLTIADLVAEAHDVHHPIANSLYYEDQKKEAARRARHFREERIPKFMGWFERILVHEGLWLAGGDRWTYADLSLFQLIDGLRFAFPRRMATLAGQYPKVMRLHERVAALPELQAYLNSDRRLPYGDGIFRHYPELDAA; this is translated from the coding sequence ATGACTTACGACCTTTGGTATTGGGACGGCATTCCGGGACGCGGCGAGTTCGTTCGCCTGGCGCTGGAAGCGGCCGGCATCGCCTATCGCGACCGTGCGCGCGAGCCGGGCGGGGACGAGGCCCTTGCGCGCGACATGAAGGCGCGCGACGTGCATCCGCCGTTCGCGCCACCCTACCTGGTCACCAGTGAAGGCATGACCATCGGGCAGACGGCAAACATTCTGCTGTTTCTGGGCGAACGGCACGGACTTGCCCCGCAGGACCCGGCGGGGCGCTTGTGGGTGCATCAGATCCAGTTGACCATCGCCGACCTGGTCGCCGAGGCCCACGATGTTCATCATCCCATCGCCAACAGCCTCTATTACGAGGACCAGAAGAAGGAAGCGGCGCGCCGCGCCCGCCACTTCAGGGAAGAGCGCATCCCGAAGTTCATGGGCTGGTTCGAGCGGATTCTCGTCCATGAAGGTCTGTGGCTGGCGGGCGGCGATCGCTGGACCTATGCCGATCTCTCACTTTTTCAGCTGATCGACGGCCTGCGTTTCGCCTTTCCGCGGCGCATGGCCACCTTGGCGGGCCAGTATCCCAAGGTGATGCGGTTGCACGAGCGGGTAGCGGCGCTGCCTGAACTGCAGGCTTATCTGAATAGCGATCGTCGCTTGCCGTACGGAGACGGGATTTTCCGTCACTATCCGGAATTGGACGCCGCATGA
- a CDS encoding DUF3772 domain-containing protein yields the protein MLALCLALGTATAQAQAPATHQEVDKALDAARKDMEALRKNLSEQTDDAELLRRRAAALDIQAKADAIAEKLTPVLTSVQARLTELGPAADTGKEAHDVAAQRADLEKTRSTLDAQIKLARLLSVEGVQTAEMVSTMRRSQFQARLGERRASILSTAFWSDFGDDLPRDTSRLQTLGDELAAAIRGTPGWVWTILVLLSAVVIGAAVAASRLIRRFTAARVPAGRLRRSFQALFIVLVATLAPGLIGQFLAVGLDWQGQLAEDTQSLVEGFAGILCLGGFVTGLGLALLSPSRPSWRLPPVPDPVAEKMRWFPTTLGPLVVVIWLLERLPVVLNASLSTTIALNCLVTVLLVVIAAAGLVRAERVRRAALRDPETGQAPPRQLWLVITVGLLWIVLGVAVLAMLTGYVAFGNFAAKQVVWTVIVLSSAYLLSVLIDDFFMTLLGASHRDDDAQERGQEPRIRDQAAVLLSGMARVLIGVVAFVMVLGQFAEGPVELVQRAEQLLNGLTVGQVQLRPAAILQCFIVLAVGLLAVRILKRWLKARYLPTTTLDPGMQSSATTLFGYLGVVVAVALALSALGIGLERLAWVASALSVGIGFGLQAVVQNFVSGLILLAERPVKVGDWVSLGGVEGDIRRINVRATEIQMGDRSTVIVPNSEFITKTVRNVTHANPLGLVQIKLPMPLGTDAARAREIILAAFKDHPDILETPAPNVFLDGIDNSNLVFNATGYVGSPRQSYSTRSALLFEVLERLSAADISLGKPPTMLVSADKPILPRPAGDGRTPPEAGPAS from the coding sequence ATGCTCGCGTTGTGCCTGGCCCTGGGAACGGCAACCGCCCAGGCGCAAGCGCCCGCCACCCACCAGGAAGTGGACAAGGCGCTGGACGCCGCGCGCAAGGATATGGAGGCGCTGCGCAAAAACCTCTCGGAACAGACCGACGACGCCGAGCTGCTGCGCCGGCGCGCCGCCGCGCTGGACATCCAGGCGAAGGCGGACGCCATCGCCGAGAAATTGACGCCGGTCCTGACATCCGTGCAGGCGCGGCTGACCGAGCTTGGTCCTGCTGCGGACACGGGCAAGGAGGCGCACGACGTGGCGGCGCAGCGCGCCGACCTGGAGAAGACCCGGTCCACCCTGGACGCGCAGATCAAGCTGGCCCGGCTGCTTTCCGTGGAAGGCGTGCAGACGGCGGAAATGGTGTCCACGATGCGGCGCTCCCAGTTCCAGGCACGGCTCGGTGAACGGCGCGCATCGATCCTGAGCACGGCATTCTGGTCGGACTTCGGCGACGATCTGCCGCGCGACACGAGCCGGCTGCAGACGCTGGGCGACGAGCTGGCAGCGGCCATCCGGGGAACGCCCGGGTGGGTCTGGACCATCCTGGTGTTGTTGTCGGCGGTGGTTATCGGCGCCGCGGTGGCAGCCAGCCGATTGATCCGCCGTTTCACCGCGGCGCGCGTGCCAGCCGGACGGCTGCGGCGATCCTTCCAGGCCTTGTTCATCGTGCTGGTGGCGACCTTGGCGCCCGGGCTGATCGGCCAATTCCTGGCGGTGGGCCTGGACTGGCAGGGGCAACTGGCGGAAGACACGCAGTCGCTTGTCGAAGGGTTCGCCGGCATCCTGTGCCTGGGCGGCTTCGTCACGGGCCTGGGACTGGCCCTGCTGTCGCCCTCGCGGCCATCGTGGCGTCTGCCGCCCGTGCCCGATCCGGTGGCGGAGAAAATGCGCTGGTTCCCCACCACGCTGGGTCCGCTGGTCGTCGTCATCTGGCTGCTGGAACGCCTGCCCGTCGTGCTGAACGCCAGCCTCAGCACCACCATCGCACTGAACTGCCTGGTTACGGTGCTGCTGGTCGTCATCGCCGCGGCCGGACTCGTCCGCGCAGAGCGCGTGCGCCGCGCAGCCCTGCGCGATCCCGAGACGGGGCAGGCGCCGCCCCGCCAGCTCTGGCTGGTCATTACGGTGGGCCTGCTTTGGATCGTGCTTGGCGTCGCCGTGCTCGCCATGTTGACCGGCTATGTGGCCTTCGGCAATTTCGCGGCCAAGCAGGTGGTGTGGACGGTGATCGTGCTGAGCTCGGCGTATCTGCTGAGCGTGCTCATCGACGATTTCTTCATGACCCTGCTCGGCGCATCGCACCGCGACGACGACGCCCAGGAGCGCGGACAGGAACCGCGCATACGGGACCAGGCCGCCGTGCTGTTGTCCGGCATGGCTCGCGTGCTTATCGGCGTGGTCGCCTTCGTAATGGTGCTCGGCCAGTTTGCCGAAGGGCCGGTTGAGCTGGTGCAGCGCGCGGAACAATTGCTCAACGGCCTGACGGTGGGCCAGGTGCAACTGCGGCCCGCGGCCATCCTGCAGTGTTTCATCGTGCTGGCCGTTGGCCTGCTCGCAGTGCGCATCCTGAAGCGCTGGCTGAAGGCGCGCTATCTGCCGACGACCACGCTGGATCCCGGCATGCAATCGTCGGCGACGACCCTGTTCGGCTATCTCGGCGTGGTGGTTGCCGTTGCACTGGCGCTGTCGGCGCTGGGCATCGGCCTGGAACGCCTGGCCTGGGTGGCGAGCGCGCTGTCGGTCGGCATCGGTTTCGGCCTGCAGGCGGTGGTGCAGAACTTCGTTTCCGGCCTGATCCTGCTGGCCGAACGGCCGGTCAAGGTGGGCGACTGGGTGTCGCTGGGCGGCGTGGAAGGCGATATCCGCCGCATCAACGTGCGCGCCACCGAAATCCAGATGGGCGACCGGTCCACGGTCATCGTGCCGAACTCCGAGTTCATCACCAAGACCGTGCGCAATGTGACGCACGCCAACCCGCTTGGCCTGGTGCAGATCAAGCTGCCCATGCCCCTGGGTACGGATGCGGCGCGGGCACGGGAAATCATTCTGGCCGCCTTCAAGGACCACCCCGATATTCTGGAGACGCCGGCGCCGAACGTATTTTTGGATGGCATCGACAACAGCAACCTCGTTTTCAATGCCACCGGGTATGTCGGGTCCCCGCGCCAGTCCTATTCGACGCGAAGCGCGCTGCTATTCGAGGTGCTGGAGCGCCTGTCGGCCGCCGATATTTCGCTCGGCAAGCCGCCGACCATGCTGGTGAGCGCGGACAAACCCATCCTTCCCCGTCCGGCAGGCGACGGCCGGACGCCTCCCGAAGCGGGGCCGGCTTCCTAG
- a CDS encoding LysR substrate-binding domain-containing protein, translating into MPRLPLNTLPVFRAVAEKQNLRAAADALHLTHSAVSQQIRLLESRLGHPLFDRRGRRVVLNRAGAALLSSVQRAFAVLDEGVLTAAAAAGALEQRLRISVLPSFAQRWLLPRMTGWRQRHPELALEIETSQQVVDLQREGFHAAVRQGLGDWPGLVAERLFNESMSMIVVASPAMAGRLADAPPATFLEEPLLGEAGLWQAWFGAAGITREVTPVAVFNDAALLLSAAEQGLGLAVARELLAADALRDGRLVRLSPISIEYEGARGYHLVYPPALRDWAPLAALRNWIRDELEQSQRALHERPAAA; encoded by the coding sequence ATGCCACGGCTTCCCTTGAACACGTTGCCGGTATTCCGCGCCGTCGCGGAGAAACAGAATCTGCGCGCGGCAGCGGATGCGCTGCATTTGACGCACAGTGCCGTCAGTCAGCAGATACGGCTGCTTGAGTCGCGGCTGGGACACCCCTTGTTCGACCGCCGTGGGCGCCGGGTCGTATTGAACCGCGCGGGGGCCGCCCTGTTGAGCAGCGTGCAGCGGGCCTTTGCGGTACTAGATGAAGGCGTGCTAACCGCCGCCGCCGCGGCCGGGGCGCTGGAGCAGCGCCTGCGCATCAGCGTCCTGCCTTCATTTGCACAACGCTGGCTGCTGCCGCGTATGACGGGATGGCGGCAGCGGCATCCGGAACTCGCCCTGGAAATCGAGACCTCGCAACAGGTCGTGGACTTGCAGCGCGAGGGATTCCACGCCGCCGTGCGGCAAGGGCTTGGCGACTGGCCGGGCCTGGTGGCGGAACGGCTGTTCAACGAATCGATGTCGATGATCGTGGTAGCCAGTCCGGCCATGGCGGGACGGCTTGCGGACGCCCCGCCGGCGACTTTTCTGGAGGAGCCGCTGCTGGGCGAAGCGGGCTTGTGGCAAGCCTGGTTCGGGGCCGCCGGCATAACACGCGAAGTCACGCCCGTGGCCGTGTTCAACGACGCCGCGCTGCTGCTTTCCGCGGCGGAACAGGGACTGGGGCTCGCTGTCGCCAGGGAGCTGCTGGCCGCGGATGCCTTACGGGACGGAAGGCTGGTACGGCTTTCCCCCATCTCCATCGAGTACGAAGGCGCCCGCGGCTATCACCTGGTCTATCCGCCGGCGCTACGCGACTGGGCGCCCCTCGCGGCGCTGCGCAATTGGATCCGCGATGAACTGGAACAATCGCAACGAGCCTTGCATGAGCGGCCGGCGGCCGCCTGA
- a CDS encoding carboxymuconolactone decarboxylase family protein yields the protein MTTSRLPRVPLLEPAQMSPEQKRIHDVIASGPRGQVRGPLAVWLHRPAMAEHAQALGQYCRYETSLPTRLSEWAILILARHWRSEYEWWAHKPLAIKAGVAPAMIEALRDGKPVPYSHDDEALIHEFLDVLHETRRIPQDLYDRIVHRLGEAGVIDLVSIAGYYTLIAMTLGAFDIQPPDGVETELDGHGPA from the coding sequence ATGACCACGTCCCGTTTGCCTCGTGTTCCCCTGCTGGAACCCGCGCAAATGAGCCCCGAACAGAAGCGCATTCATGACGTCATTGCGTCCGGGCCGCGCGGACAGGTGCGCGGCCCATTGGCAGTGTGGCTGCATCGGCCCGCGATGGCGGAACACGCGCAGGCCCTGGGGCAGTATTGCCGCTATGAGACGAGCCTGCCCACGCGCCTATCGGAATGGGCGATCCTGATCCTCGCGCGCCACTGGCGCTCCGAATATGAATGGTGGGCGCACAAGCCGCTGGCGATCAAGGCCGGGGTTGCGCCGGCGATGATCGAAGCGCTACGCGACGGCAAACCGGTGCCGTATTCGCATGACGATGAGGCGCTCATCCATGAATTCCTGGACGTGCTGCACGAGACACGGCGCATTCCCCAGGATTTGTACGATCGCATCGTGCATCGATTGGGCGAAGCGGGCGTCATCGACCTGGTCAGCATTGCCGGCTACTACACGCTGATCGCCATGACGCTGGGCGCCTTCGACATCCAGCCGCCCGATGGAGTGGAAACGGAGCTGGATGGGCACGGTCCGGCTTGA
- a CDS encoding MFS transporter: MPDRSSRTPPIAGEARAQYLPLFTLAMGFIMAMLDVTVVNVALSNISVQLQVPLSGLVWVVDGYTLTFAAMLLVGGGLADRFGARAVYQAGLAVFVLASVLCGVAPSGTVLVVARFLQGVGAALFMPSSLSLLTRAYPDDHVRARMLALWSAIVSVAGASGPFVGGVLIELFGWRSIFLINLPIGLIGLAMAQRAIPRSSRRSRALNMDSHILGITALGALSFVLIEGPVHGWTALPILGAAALMLISAAGFVFRQRTSSHPLLPRDLFATSRFPAANGLGFLTNFGGYGQFFLLSLYLQQARGATPLQAGTQLVPAMAMFTLGNLAASSVLARLGPRGTLMTSMALSGVAATVTAGVLTPQTDYWVFIGLVCVVNLGIGVSVPSMTAVVMQVAGQSYANIAAACLNANRQIGVLVGVAVMGSILHLFADWGGALPVAYGTMAAVYFMAAALVWRYLRGGDDGRVRTGSGAARASAPCR, encoded by the coding sequence ATGCCCGACCGCTCTTCCCGAACGCCGCCCATCGCCGGCGAGGCTCGCGCCCAGTACCTTCCCCTTTTCACGCTCGCCATGGGTTTCATCATGGCTATGCTGGACGTCACGGTCGTCAACGTGGCGCTGTCGAATATCTCCGTGCAACTACAGGTGCCGCTGTCCGGCCTGGTCTGGGTGGTGGACGGCTACACCCTGACCTTCGCTGCGATGCTGCTCGTGGGCGGCGGCCTGGCCGACCGCTTCGGCGCGAGAGCGGTCTATCAGGCCGGACTCGCGGTGTTCGTGCTGGCGTCGGTGCTGTGTGGCGTGGCGCCCAGCGGTACGGTGCTCGTCGTCGCCCGGTTCCTGCAGGGCGTGGGCGCGGCCCTTTTCATGCCTAGCTCGCTCAGCCTGCTGACGCGAGCCTATCCAGACGACCATGTGCGCGCGCGAATGCTGGCGCTGTGGTCGGCAATCGTTTCGGTAGCAGGCGCATCGGGGCCATTCGTCGGCGGCGTACTCATCGAGCTCTTCGGCTGGCGCAGCATATTCCTGATCAACTTGCCCATCGGTCTGATCGGGCTGGCGATGGCGCAGCGCGCCATACCCCGGTCGTCGCGTCGATCTCGTGCCCTCAACATGGACAGCCACATCCTGGGCATCACGGCGCTTGGGGCTTTGAGCTTCGTCCTGATCGAGGGACCGGTGCACGGGTGGACTGCCTTGCCGATCCTGGGGGCGGCGGCCCTTATGCTGATTTCCGCCGCCGGCTTTGTCTTCCGTCAGCGCACCAGCTCGCATCCCCTGCTGCCCCGCGACCTGTTCGCCACGTCCCGGTTCCCCGCCGCCAACGGGCTGGGTTTCCTGACCAATTTCGGCGGATACGGGCAGTTTTTCCTTCTCAGCCTTTACCTGCAACAAGCCCGTGGCGCTACACCGCTGCAGGCCGGCACGCAGCTGGTTCCTGCCATGGCGATGTTCACGCTTGGAAATCTGGCGGCCTCGTCCGTGCTGGCCCGCCTTGGGCCGCGCGGGACACTGATGACGAGCATGGCGCTATCCGGCGTCGCGGCAACGGTGACCGCCGGGGTGCTGACGCCGCAGACGGACTACTGGGTGTTCATCGGTTTGGTTTGCGTGGTGAACCTGGGCATCGGGGTGTCCGTACCGTCCATGACGGCCGTCGTCATGCAAGTGGCCGGACAATCCTACGCGAACATCGCAGCGGCTTGCCTGAACGCCAACCGCCAGATCGGCGTGCTGGTCGGCGTGGCCGTCATGGGCAGCATCCTGCATCTCTTCGCCGACTGGGGCGGCGCGCTCCCGGTCGCCTATGGGACCATGGCAGCGGTTTACTTCATGGCGGCGGCCTTGGTATGGCGATACTTGCGGGGTGGCGACGATGGCCGGGTCCGTACGGGCTCCGGCGCGGCGCGCGCCAGCGCGCCATGCCGCTGA
- a CDS encoding YchJ family protein, protein MHSPSLPCPCGSGIVYGRCCGPWHHGPQHLQAPDAERLMRSRYSAYVLNLLDYLRDTWHPTTRPAHIVPNPPDWKWLGLRVKRHTVLDDRHAEVEFVARGRSGGKGQRLHEVSRFLREDGRWFYVDGDVS, encoded by the coding sequence GTGCACAGCCCTTCTCTTCCTTGCCCCTGTGGTAGCGGTATTGTCTACGGGCGTTGTTGCGGCCCTTGGCATCATGGCCCCCAGCATCTGCAGGCGCCCGACGCCGAAAGACTGATGCGGTCGCGGTACAGCGCGTATGTCCTGAATCTGCTGGACTACCTGCGCGACACATGGCACCCCACGACCCGGCCAGCGCACATCGTGCCCAACCCGCCAGACTGGAAATGGCTCGGCTTGCGGGTGAAACGCCATACGGTGCTGGATGACAGGCACGCCGAAGTGGAGTTCGTGGCGCGCGGCCGCTCCGGCGGCAAAGGGCAACGCCTGCATGAAGTCAGCCGCTTCCTGCGCGAGGACGGCCGCTGGTTCTATGTGGACGGCGACGTTAGCTGA
- a CDS encoding transglycosylase SLT domain-containing protein yields the protein MRPRCRRLIAAVLSFLPLSWLAGCATSPPRNPDDICAIFREKDDWYEAALDVQKKWGVPVQVPFAILYQESSFRHDARPPRVYLLGFIPWGRVSSAYGYAQIKDETWDDYVRQNNRWFASRDDFDDAMDFMGWYIDKTQKLNGVSKWDAYGQYLNYHEGWTGYRAKSYRGKGWLLGVARKVQARADRFRQQYAACKDDLDGGFWPF from the coding sequence ATGCGTCCCCGCTGTCGCCGCCTCATCGCCGCCGTACTTAGTTTTCTGCCGCTGAGCTGGCTGGCAGGTTGCGCGACGTCGCCGCCGCGCAACCCGGACGACATCTGCGCGATCTTCCGGGAAAAGGACGACTGGTACGAAGCCGCCCTGGACGTCCAAAAGAAATGGGGCGTGCCGGTCCAGGTGCCGTTCGCCATCCTGTATCAGGAGTCGAGCTTCCGCCACGACGCCCGGCCGCCGCGCGTCTACCTGCTCGGCTTCATTCCCTGGGGCCGGGTCAGCTCCGCCTACGGCTATGCGCAGATCAAGGACGAGACCTGGGACGACTACGTTCGGCAGAACAACCGGTGGTTCGCCAGCCGCGACGATTTCGACGACGCCATGGATTTCATGGGCTGGTACATCGACAAGACCCAGAAGCTCAACGGCGTATCGAAGTGGGACGCCTACGGCCAATATCTGAACTATCACGAAGGCTGGACCGGCTACCGCGCCAAAAGCTACCGCGGCAAAGGCTGGCTCCTCGGCGTCGCGCGCAAGGTGCAGGCGCGCGCCGACCGTTTTCGCCAGCAATACGCGGCATGCAAGGACGACCTGGACGGCGGCTTCTGGCCGTTCTAG
- the acnB gene encoding bifunctional aconitate hydratase 2/2-methylisocitrate dehydratase — MLATYRQHVAERAALGVPPLPLSAQQTADLIELLKAPPAGEEAFLLELITHRVPAGVDDAAKVKASYLAAVALGKESCPLIDRAKATQLLGTMLGGYNISALIELLDDAQVGTIAADGLKKTLLMFDAFHDVKDKADKGNANAKAVLQSWADAEWFTSRPEVPQSLTLTVFKVTGETNTDDLSPAPDAWSRPDIPLHALAMLKNPRPGIEPDEPGKVGPIKFLNQLKEKGHLVAYVGDVVGTGSSRKSATNSVLWFTGQDIPYVPNKRFGGVCLGGKIAPIFYNTMEDAGALPIELDVSQMNMGDVIELRPYEGKALKDGKVIAEFKVKSDVLFDEVRAGGRIPLIIGRGLTAKAREALGLPPSTLFRLPVSPADSGKGYTLAQKMVGRACGLPEGKGVRPGTYCEPRMTSVGSQDTTGTMTRDELKDLACLGFSADLVMQSFCHTAAYPKPVDVKTHHTLPQFMSTRGGISLKPGDGVIHSWLNRMLLPDTVGTGGDSHTRFPIGISFPAGSGLVAFAAATGVMPLDMPESVLVRFKGKMQPGVTLRDLVNAIPLYAIKQGLLTVEKQNKKNIFSGRILEIEGLPDLKCEQAFELSDASAERSAAACTVRLNKEPIIEYINSNIVMLKWLIANGYEDERSIRRRIQAMEAWLANPQLLEPDADAEYAAVIEIDLAEITEPIVACPNDPDDVKTLSDVAGAKIDEVFIGSCMTNIGHFRAASKLLEGKRDIPVKLWVAPPTKMDARQLTEEGHYGVFGSAGARTEMPGCSLCMGNQAQVREGATVMSTSTRNFPNRLGKNTNVYLGSAELAAICSKLGRIPTREEYMAEIGVVNQNGDKIYQYLNFDKIEDYKDVADVVEV, encoded by the coding sequence ATGCTAGCTACCTATCGCCAACACGTCGCCGAACGGGCGGCTTTGGGCGTTCCCCCGCTCCCCCTGTCGGCGCAGCAGACCGCCGACCTGATCGAACTGCTGAAGGCGCCGCCCGCCGGCGAAGAAGCCTTTTTGCTGGAACTGATCACGCACCGCGTCCCGGCAGGCGTGGATGATGCCGCCAAGGTCAAGGCGTCGTACCTGGCGGCCGTGGCGCTGGGCAAGGAATCGTGTCCGCTGATCGATCGCGCGAAGGCGACGCAGCTGCTGGGCACCATGCTGGGCGGCTACAACATCAGCGCGCTGATCGAGCTGCTGGACGACGCCCAGGTGGGCACGATCGCCGCGGACGGCCTGAAGAAGACCCTGCTGATGTTCGACGCCTTCCACGATGTCAAGGACAAAGCCGACAAGGGCAACGCCAACGCCAAGGCCGTGCTGCAGAGCTGGGCCGATGCGGAGTGGTTCACCTCCCGTCCGGAAGTGCCCCAAAGCCTGACGCTGACGGTGTTCAAGGTGACCGGCGAGACCAACACCGACGACCTGTCCCCCGCGCCCGACGCCTGGAGCCGCCCGGACATCCCGCTGCACGCGCTGGCCATGCTGAAGAATCCGCGCCCGGGCATCGAACCGGACGAGCCCGGCAAGGTCGGCCCCATCAAGTTCCTGAATCAGCTCAAGGAAAAGGGCCATTTGGTCGCCTACGTCGGCGACGTGGTCGGCACGGGGTCCTCGCGCAAGTCGGCCACCAATTCGGTGCTGTGGTTCACGGGCCAGGACATCCCCTACGTGCCCAACAAGCGCTTCGGCGGCGTCTGCCTTGGTGGCAAGATTGCCCCCATTTTCTACAACACGATGGAAGACGCGGGCGCGCTGCCCATCGAGCTCGACGTGTCGCAGATGAACATGGGCGACGTCATCGAGCTGCGCCCCTATGAGGGCAAGGCGCTGAAGGACGGCAAGGTCATCGCCGAATTCAAAGTGAAGTCCGACGTCCTGTTCGACGAAGTGCGCGCCGGCGGCCGCATTCCGCTGATCATCGGCCGCGGCCTGACCGCCAAGGCGCGCGAAGCGCTGGGCCTGCCGCCCTCCACCCTGTTCCGCCTGCCTGTCAGCCCGGCCGACAGCGGCAAGGGCTACACCCTGGCCCAGAAGATGGTCGGCCGCGCCTGCGGTTTGCCCGAAGGCAAGGGCGTGCGTCCCGGCACGTACTGCGAGCCGCGCATGACCTCCGTGGGCAGCCAGGACACCACCGGCACCATGACGCGCGACGAGCTGAAGGACCTGGCCTGCCTGGGATTCTCGGCCGACCTGGTGATGCAGTCGTTCTGCCACACCGCCGCCTACCCGAAGCCCGTGGACGTGAAGACGCACCACACCTTGCCGCAGTTCATGAGCACGCGCGGCGGCATTTCGCTCAAGCCGGGCGACGGCGTGATCCACTCCTGGCTGAACCGCATGCTGCTGCCGGACACCGTCGGCACCGGCGGAGATTCGCATACGCGCTTCCCCATCGGCATTTCCTTCCCCGCAGGGTCCGGGCTGGTGGCCTTCGCCGCTGCCACCGGCGTGATGCCGCTGGACATGCCGGAGTCCGTGCTGGTCCGATTCAAGGGCAAGATGCAGCCCGGCGTGACGCTGCGCGACCTGGTCAACGCGATTCCGCTGTACGCGATCAAGCAAGGCCTGCTGACCGTCGAAAAGCAGAACAAGAAGAACATCTTCTCCGGCCGCATCCTGGAAATCGAAGGCTTGCCCGACCTGAAATGCGAGCAGGCCTTCGAACTCTCGGATGCGTCGGCCGAACGTTCCGCCGCAGCCTGCACGGTGCGGCTGAACAAAGAGCCGATCATCGAGTACATCAACAGCAACATCGTCATGCTGAAGTGGCTGATCGCCAATGGCTACGAGGATGAGCGTTCCATCCGCCGCCGTATCCAGGCGATGGAAGCGTGGCTGGCGAATCCCCAATTGCTGGAGCCGGACGCCGACGCCGAGTACGCGGCTGTGATCGAGATCGACCTGGCGGAAATCACCGAACCCATCGTGGCCTGCCCCAACGACCCTGACGACGTGAAGACGCTGTCGGACGTGGCCGGCGCGAAGATCGACGAAGTCTTCATCGGCAGCTGCATGACGAATATCGGCCACTTCCGCGCGGCGTCCAAGCTGCTGGAAGGCAAGCGCGATATTCCCGTCAAGCTGTGGGTGGCGCCGCCGACCAAGATGGACGCCCGCCAACTGACCGAGGAAGGCCATTACGGCGTTTTCGGCAGCGCCGGCGCGCGCACGGAAATGCCGGGCTGCTCGCTGTGCATGGGCAACCAGGCACAGGTGCGCGAGGGCGCGACCGTCATGTCGACCAGCACCCGCAACTTCCCGAACCGTCTGGGCAAGAACACGAATGTGTATCTGGGTTCTGCCGAACTGGCCGCCATCTGCTCCAAGCTGGGCCGCATCCCGACCCGCGAGGAATACATGGCGGAGATCGGCGTCGTCAACCAGAACGGCGACAAGATCTACCAGTATCTGAACTTCGACAAGATCGAGGACTACAAGGACGTCGCCGACGTCGTGGAAGTCTGA
- a CDS encoding GNAT family N-acetyltransferase has protein sequence MDISVTHDAQSHRFTAVVDQHECELDYSIRDNVMTILHTGVPSAVGGRGIAAELTRSALEYARAQGWKVVPLCSYAAVYFRRHPEYTPLLA, from the coding sequence ATGGATATTTCCGTGACGCACGACGCCCAATCGCACCGCTTCACCGCAGTCGTGGACCAGCATGAATGCGAGCTCGATTACTCCATTCGCGACAACGTAATGACGATCTTGCACACCGGCGTACCGTCCGCCGTCGGCGGCCGCGGCATCGCGGCCGAACTGACCCGATCCGCCCTGGAATATGCGCGGGCGCAGGGTTGGAAGGTCGTCCCCCTGTGCTCATACGCCGCCGTCTACTTTCGCCGGCATCCCGAGTACACGCCGCTGCTCGCCTGA